The DNA window GCTTGGAGAACACGCGCGCCTCGCTGGTGGTGCGCCGGATCACGCCTCTGTGCGACGCGGTGTCGTGCCACCCGCGCACGGTGAAGAGCGACCCCGCCACCATCTCGTTTTTGCGCGACCACGGGCTGTTCATCCGCTTCAGCTCGGCCACGCCCGAGCAGGTGCTGCTGGCCATCAAGGGCTCGTTCTTCGTGGATCGCTGCACCATCGTGGAGGATCCCGACGCCATCCCCGCCTACGAGGCCGCCGGTGCCGACGCGGACGGCGAGGGCGACACCGCCTTCGCCCTGCCCTCGTCCTTCTCGCACTCCGACGAGCTGGGACGCCGCAGTGCCGAGCTCACGGGCCTGCTCGCACGGTTCGAGGAGGTGCACCGCGCGCTGCGGGCGCATCTGGACGACGCGCCGAACGACCGCGGGCTCAGCGCCATCGTATTCTCGCACGCGCAGGTGGTGGACGGGCTGCGCACGGCCGTGATGCGCTCGCGCATCGAGCCCTTCGACCGCATCGCGCCGTCGTTGCGCACGCTGGTGAGCGACTACGGCTACCGCTTCGGCGTGCTGGCCGATCTGGAGATAGCCGACGGGCACCTGGCGCTCGACCGGTCGGTGCTCGCGTCGATGGAGGGGGTCATCAAGCGGGTGATGCGGGCGTGCCTGCGCGACGGCATCGAGAAGCCCGAGACGCGCACGGCGGCCGGCAAGCCCCCGCGCGCCACGGTGCGCCTGCGCCTGGAAAGCGACGGCTCCGACGTGATCTGCCGCATCGAGCACGACGGGCGGCCCTTCGACGCCCGCGCCATCGGCGAGCAGGCGGTCGAGCGCGGCCTGCTCGCGCGGCCCCTGAGCACCTACACCGACGAGGAGCTGGGGGCGTTTCTGCTGCTGCCGGGGTTCGTCACGGCGGGCACGAGTCACACGTCCAGCATGTTCGCCCAGTTCAACGAGGTCGGATCGCTGCTGCAGCACGCGGGCGGGCGCGGCGAGGTGCGCAACACCGAGCGGGGCACCCTGGAGATATCCCTGCGCTTCCCCGTGCCGTTCACCGTGATGGAAGCGGCCGTGCTGCGCGCGGGCGGCACGCGGTTCGCCCTGCCCGCGCAGCAGATCGAGCGCTTCGAGGCGTACCGGCCCGAGCGGGTGGAGCGGGCGGGCGCGGGCGCGGCGAGCGGGGAGGCGGACGCGGTCTCGAGCGCGACGGTGTCCGCAAGCGCGTTTTACGTGGGCGACGACGGGGCGCGCTACGCGCTTCTGGGCGAGCCGGGCGGCTCGTCGCCGTTCGAGGCCGAAAGCCCCACGTTCTCCCTGCTCCTGGACGCACCGGGAGCGAAGCGCGCCCTTGTCGTGGACGCCGTGGATGGCTACGAGCGCCTTTCGGTGAACCGGCTGCCGGCGCTGCTCGATAGGCGGGAGGCGCGCGAGGCGGGCTGCATCGGCTACGCCCTGCTGCAAAACGGCGAGCCCTGCCCGGTGGTGAGCGCCCGGCTACTGGCGGGCGCCGCCCTGAAGGGAGGAGGCGGCCATGCGCGACCGTGACCAGCGTCTACGTTGGATCGAGAAGCTCATCGGCGGCTCCCAGCAAGATGCCGCCCGCGCGAACGCCCTCGTCATCCCCACCGTGAGCGGGCCTATGGCCATCGCCTTCGCATCCATCGAAGAGGTGGTGGCGGCCGACAAGGTGAAGCCCCTGGCCTTTTTGCCGCGCGAGTTCTGCGGCGTGCTGCATCGCGGCAACGAGCTGGCGCCCGTCGTCGACGCGGGCGGCGCGGGCGCGGAGGGCGACGCGGCCCATGTGGCGCTCGTGCGCGGCAGCGGGCACTTGCTGGGCCTGCGGTTCAGCGGCATGCCCTACGCCGTGAACCTCGACGAGATCGAGCACGCCCCGCTGGAGATCCGCTTCCGGCAGGAGTTCGACCCCGGGGTCATGCCCGTGCTCGACGTGGACGCCGTAGTGGACGCGCTGCTTGAGCTAGACTGACGCCCCGCGCGACGCCTTTCGCAGCCGCGCGGGGCGCGTAAGGCGGGGATGCTACAGCAGCTCTTCCACGGCGGGGGCGACGACGTCGGGGATGCTGGCCGTGGGCTCGAAGCGGTCCACGACGTTGCCCTCGCGGTCGACGAGGAACTTGGTGAAATTCCACTTGATGTCGGGCTTTGCGGCGTAGTCCGGGTCGCCCTTCGCGAGCAGGTCCTCGAGGATGGGCGTGAGCTCGTGGCCCTCGTCGAAGCCCTCGAAGCCCTTCTGCTTTTGCAGGTAGGCGAACAGCGGGTCGGCGCCCTCGCCGTTGACCTCGATCTTGGCGAACTGCGGGAACGTCACGCCGAAGCGCGAGGTGCAGAACTGGGCGATCTCCTCATTGGTGCCCGGCGCCTGGTGGCCGAACTGGTCGCACGGGAAGTCGAGGACGTCGAAGCCGCGCTCGTGCAGGCTGCGGTACAGCTCCTCGAGCTGGGCGTACGTGGGCGTG is part of the Arabiibacter massiliensis genome and encodes:
- a CDS encoding chemotaxis protein CheA gives rise to the protein MERDELIVQVMLKPNCGLENTRASLVVRRITPLCDAVSCHPRTVKSDPATISFLRDHGLFIRFSSATPEQVLLAIKGSFFVDRCTIVEDPDAIPAYEAAGADADGEGDTAFALPSSFSHSDELGRRSAELTGLLARFEEVHRALRAHLDDAPNDRGLSAIVFSHAQVVDGLRTAVMRSRIEPFDRIAPSLRTLVSDYGYRFGVLADLEIADGHLALDRSVLASMEGVIKRVMRACLRDGIEKPETRTAAGKPPRATVRLRLESDGSDVICRIEHDGRPFDARAIGEQAVERGLLARPLSTYTDEELGAFLLLPGFVTAGTSHTSSMFAQFNEVGSLLQHAGGRGEVRNTERGTLEISLRFPVPFTVMEAAVLRAGGTRFALPAQQIERFEAYRPERVERAGAGAASGEADAVSSATVSASAFYVGDDGARYALLGEPGGSSPFEAESPTFSLLLDAPGAKRALVVDAVDGYERLSVNRLPALLDRREAREAGCIGYALLQNGEPCPVVSARLLAGAALKGGGGHARP
- a CDS encoding bifunctional autolysin → MRDRDQRLRWIEKLIGGSQQDAARANALVIPTVSGPMAIAFASIEEVVAADKVKPLAFLPREFCGVLHRGNELAPVVDAGGAGAEGDAAHVALVRGSGHLLGLRFSGMPYAVNLDEIEHAPLEIRFRQEFDPGVMPVLDVDAVVDALLELD
- a CDS encoding glutathione peroxidase yields the protein MASLYDLTVKNQQGEDVALADYQGRVLLIVNTATECGFTPTYAQLEELYRSLHERGFDVLDFPCDQFGHQAPGTNEEIAQFCTSRFGVTFPQFAKIEVNGEGADPLFAYLQKQKGFEGFDEGHELTPILEDLLAKGDPDYAAKPDIKWNFTKFLVDREGNVVDRFEPTASIPDVVAPAVEELL